The region GAGTACGTGAACCTTGGGAAAGCATGGGATGCTGAAAAACTTGCCGTCAGTAAAAATGAAATACTCGAGCTTTCAGAGCGGATAGCAGAATCGTACCAAGCGGCCTATGAACTCTTTCATGATGCGCTTGAAATCCATGATGAGTGGGAGAAAATCTATATCGAGAATATGGATTTTCAAAAGGCCAATGAATTGACCGAGGATATCATCGATGACTTATTCGGGAAAATGTATGTGAATAAGAAGTCCGATATTCGCCATCGATTCTTAGGTGCTGCCACACCGAATGGGCCTGTTGATTTCATTCAGAACTTAACAGAGGATTTATCGTATCGTTATTTTATTAAAGGACGTCCGGGTTCAGGCAAGTCAACATTATTGAAAAAGCTGGCAGCCGTCGCTGAGCAGAAGGGGTTTGATGTAGAGGTCTATCATTGCGGTTTCGATCCGAATAGCCTGGACATGGTGATCGTCAGGGAATTGGATTTCGCGATCTTTGACAGCACTTCGCCACACGAGTATTTCCCAGAAAGGGAAGGCGATGAGATTGTCGATATGTATGCCAGGGTGATCACCGCAGGGAC is a window of Falsibacillus albus DNA encoding:
- a CDS encoding PRK06851 family protein, translated to MAGKVKNYYAGGNTAHGFYSLFESNLAGLEKLFILKGGPGTGKSTLMKQVGHEWLKKGFDIEFLHCSSDNESIDGVLIPALKIGIVDGTAPHVIEPKAPGAIEEYVNLGKAWDAEKLAVSKNEILELSERIAESYQAAYELFHDALEIHDEWEKIYIENMDFQKANELTEDIIDDLFGKMYVNKKSDIRHRFLGAATPNGPVDFIQNLTEDLSYRYFIKGRPGSGKSTLLKKLAAVAEQKGFDVEVYHCGFDPNSLDMVIVRELDFAIFDSTSPHEYFPEREGDEIVDMYARVITAGTDEKYRTTLDDISSRYAVKMKQATAYLAQAKGLHDKLEKIYVRSMNFSVVSGIKEEIEKSIEKLAGSRLVKN